DNA from Drosophila subpulchrella strain 33 F10 #4 breed RU33 unplaced genomic scaffold, RU_Dsub_v1.1 Primary Assembly Seq36, whole genome shotgun sequence:
actcggcatgttccttcccactgggattcccTAGCGAATATCCTCCAGAAcaggtattgcttcctgtcggtgaaatcACACAACAATGGAttacagcttggattaggcgtcctatttcatctgcactgacctcctgaAATCGTTTTTGTGGatttccttccatttttaatttatagttTCCACATCGCCTTTGCACGAAAACAGTCAAAGATTAagtttcttattctttgggtcgcggctaacggcgttcatcgaaattcactcgctaaatctggtatttttctggtatttccttagctcacctgagtaccgcgctgaaaagcagacccgacgaaaagcgttagccgcgtatttgTCTCttgctcactcctatggttagctcgcggttttcttcgatgtgagtactaggcttaattaaatacaaaatgtCATTGAATTCCGTGCTAACTGCTCTCTTAAACACTTCAGCTCAGTACGGCAACGTGCTTTTAATAGCCTCTTCCCACAATGATTCATCCAATAGTCGGTTAACGGACGATCCATAACAACCTCATACAACAACCCCATCCGTTCGAAACGGTTAGGATTCTTGACAAATGTGAAATTCCGATTCCCACAGGGCACATCCACCATCTAACATCCGATAACAGCTTATCTGAAGACCTGTTACTTATCAAACCAAACCTGTTGCTTCTGCGTCTCCCATTTTCAAATGTGAAACTCCGATTCCCCCAGAGCAAATCCACCATCTCCCATCCGATAACAGCTGAAGCAATATATATGAAATTTCGTTAAAGATGTTTGTTATGGTGTTTAacgttttttgtttaatatatagATGGAAATCATCTGCCTTAGAATGTTGAATCTGGAaagaatttaatttgtttagaTATATAGATAGTGTTGGTAAGGGAGTTTTAGGCTATGAGTAACATATTAACAGATATTGTGGAGCCTTGCGGTATGCCCACGTTAGGGAGGAAGGTATTGGAGATTAATGTTCGGTAGCTCATGAGTTAGTGAGCAAAATGAGTTGTATTAAACTGTCCTTCCTATTTGTTCTTTTTGTTCACTGCCTCATATTTGCTCACTTGCTCTTTTTTGCCCACTTGCTCAGTTTGATTATCTTGCCCTTGTTTGTTCACCTGCTCAGTTGTTACGAACTGCTTTTTTCGGTGGCAGTGCCGCTAGCTCAGTCTTTTTCTCAGGGGCAGGTTACCCCTAATGCCACAGTTCGCAACATAAGTATCGATAACTCCGCGGTTTCACACTACTAAACTATCGGTCATCACTAAGAacaaaaacgtaaacaaaggTAAATATGTACAAACATTGACGGAAAAATGGATTAAATTTGGGTGGCTAACGATGACCTAGCCAAGTGCTCCCACCCAACCATGGAGGCCCTCGAGGTGCTGCAGGGCACCACCCATTCTCTGTCGGAAGGAGCCCCCTCCTCGCGACTACGACGGTTCCATCTCCCCCACTGGGAAAGCTTACTCACACATTGTGGGTTTTACAAAGGTTTAATAAACATCGTAAGTACAATATACACTTATATACATGCTCCTCTTAACAGATCTATCCTTCCTCAGCCTTTAAGACCGAGACCTGGCCGTCTTCAATACTTACGCGGTCAAAGCAGAGGATTGGTTTTGCTGGAAAAAGGGTACAGGCGCCGCGGAAAGTTATGCTCTACCAGTCACTTATTGGTAGAGCTCGCATGGAAACACGGCCCTCAAATGCAACATACGCGATGCGCGTGTGTATGGTCACCTAATCCTGAGGAGCTCCAGGGGAAAAGAAGGGACAGGCCAAAAAGGTACGTAACTGCACTGTAAACTATACCATCTAAGTAATGCTCGCGACCTTTTTGATTTTAGGCAAACAATGAGGACATATAAGGCTCTTAGGTCTAACTCCGATTAAATTCACAATTGAAAAGGGAAGTaaatatcaatatatatatatataatcaagGTACACGTGTATTTCATTTTTCCTCAATTTCGACCACTATTGGGCCGGGCCTGGAGGCGATGATAGCCCGGGCGGAAGACTTCTCGCCGGAGGTCAGCAGCGATACGGGTCTCCAAGGAAGAAAACTGGCACACTACGGTACGGTCGGAGGTTTGGCCGCCCGACAAAATGACGGTACTTCTCAACGCCGCGATGCGACGGCTGGAAGTCCCCGAGATGAGGTGGACGTGGTAGACCGGAACGGACTCACCGGGAAATGCTTGATGTCGTCGGCGTTGACAGCGAAAGGAGTTTATTGCTGGGCGTCTGCGCAGGTCGAATGGACACCGGTTGCTGGCAGCCAAGTCGGGGCTGGTACGTATGGCGAAGTCGCGCAGATATTAGTGGAAGTCCCAAGTAAATATGCCGGGGCCCCTTGTGTTGGGACCCCGGCtgattattattaaataacgaACTACCATGTAACTTtaatacagtggtcggcacacacataccctcacaagtttgccttgcattagtgtgagtgtaaaaaacacgaagttggagcgcagcgctctgacgcttgacgtttctctgttttgcactaAAATTgtctgccgcagcagcaaaaaaacatgtcgaagctgagaaaaaaaagacccgaagacccatgccgaagtcatacgaacatctacgttatacgtgatcgagcagaggatgggcagaacacttaTCTACGCTCACTAGATATGCCGCTGCCGACCCCTGCTTTAATATCACTcacttttatttaattttaagcacaaaaaaatttatacTAGCTCTTCCAGCTGCATCTGCCTGGTTGGACAATATGGCTGCGACTATCTTGATATCTGCTGATCATCGTTCCTACCCCCGCTATATTACATGGCCTCTCTCAAAGTTGGGTCATTGGATACATGGGACCATTTAAGGTAATCCCAGAGCGAACCGGGATTAATCCTGCAACTATCGCCCTATCGACCTTACCTATCGATAAAGTCCTTCCCATTATCGACTCCAATTGCAACACAGTTTTGCTCACATGCTCAGTTTTGATCTCTTGCACTTTTTGTTTACTTGCTCAGTTTTTCTCATTTTTGTTTAGTTGCTTAATTTGGCACGAATAATATCTTTTCTGAATTTTCGCATACGGTCCTACATTCAATCGGCTGTGTTCATTGTTATCTCAGAGCTATCAAGCGAGCTATTATGTGATCTAGAAGGTAATGCGAAATTCTTAGCCATTTTGAGCATCTAGGAGTTGCAAGACAACAATAAGCTGTACAAGAAGTGAACAGGTGAGCAAGTGATGAAGTGAACAAGTGGTAAACAAGTGAACAGGTGAACAAGTGAACAAGTGAAAAATGGAACaagtgaaaagtgaaaaagtgaaTAAGTGAACAAGTAAACAAGTATTCAGTATTTCAGTGCTTGTATTCAGTATATTTTATGAGTTTAGTTTGTACTTGTCGTTTCgtgatttttttgagaaggAAGTGCATTTGAACTGCAATGGCGTCGAGATAAGAATAAGGAGCCTTGAAACGGCTCGGAACCCAGCATTTGATcttgaattaaaattttgctatGCTCTTTTTAAGGAAATGACTAACCTCCAGCTTATGTCCAAACATTATTATCTATAAAAAGTCATTTGAAGGCATtgtgaattaaaaaatggatATAGTCAAAGAACCGTATGCGAGGGAGGTGTTACAAATGCTCAAAAGGGTCCAAGCAGTTCAAGCTTCTGAAAATTTTCGTGACGTCACTGTGTGCCCAGAGAAGAGCCTATTCAATTTTCCGAATAGAAATGCCCGAATAGAAATGTTATCACATTCTCTATGTGAACAAGAATCAGCATAAAATTGCAACAGTGGCTTTAGGCGGCTGTGTGCAGAGGCTTTTTGGCATGACGTTTTTAACATATGTAGTTGAAATGCAAAATAGAAGGCGAAGATTCGATTAGCCACAGGTTTGCAGCCAACTATTATGCGATGGTAGATTGTGCTTTGTGGGAATCGGAGTATCACATTTTTTGACAATACCAACCTTTTCCAACGGATGGATTCTATAGGAAGAGGGTATTAGAGACTATTTTCCATCAAAGAAACTATGATAAATTTGAGAATTTAAACTTTCACGCGAGATTTCAAAGACATGGACAATGATTGGTGATTGATGATGCGATTGAGACTAGTTTTGTATTGGGAGTGTGTTTCagcgaaaatattttaattggtcAAGTTAAATAGGCCACATAACTTAAAATGTTGGCAAAGATAGATTTTTGTGATCTTAAAACTCTTAAGCAATGGTTTAAACTCTTATTTTTGAAATGCTCAGTTAGGTTCTCTCAAGCTGAGCGAAGGTCATCAATGGAAAGTGGGGATTTTTGATGAAGGAATTTTCGAAATGGAACTACTTTTCGACAGGCGCCAGACTCGGGTTGTCTATATATAccgccgtgaaaaggtcccggaaagccGGCTTGCTAAGATAATCGCCCTAGAAAACCCCTGTGTCAATGGGAGGGAGCCTTTAAGTCGTGAAACTTTGGGAAACTGCTGTTGGAGCTTGAGAAATTTGGGAAGTGCCCGGTTGGATTTCTTCCATGAGCTGCGCGGTAACTTTTTAGTTTAAGTTTGGTAATATTTTGACTTTATTATCGATTTGGACTCTGCGGTACTTTGGACTGCCGCCATATTAAAAGCCGAGCATTGACATATTCTTCCTTTAGGCGTattactcagatcggctaagaatTTCACAAGTcgaaaaatattattctttgtagtgtgaccgaagttttcatagttcacccgcaatgcatgtagcatggttttactgtcaagcagcagggtttgttgccaaacaaaacaaatgaatttaaaaacaaggaagaacgctatagtcgagtacctcgactatcagatacccgttactcagctaaagggaccactgggaaatggagatatgcaagcagcacaGCGAGaatgaaatgcgccacctaccggcggtagacagacttaagtattatgggcgttagagtgggcgtggcaaattttttttttggtcaatggataggtattgatgagactaatacatttcagttaaaattttttatatatcatacaaattgtgggcaccacaggtttgggcggtttcgCAAGCTTGCggtgcgtacaaagctacggaatctaagtctgagatcccaattctctatctttgatagtttccgaaatatccacgttcatacttacaattttttgaagtttgtgggcggtttgtgggcgataaagtgggcgttttttttaggtcaatcgataggtattgatgagaacaatacatttcagcttaaatttttattctagcatcagaactgtaggagccacagctcgGAATCCCAATatgcatattggaccttgaggggTTGGTCcgcctgatgctgcaggaagtcgcccagcatcatGGCAATGGCTCCTTCAGCCGTCCCTTACCGggctcctccctatagaagccagcgcgTCCTCCATCACCGCTTTAGCTGCCAAATAGCTGTTGGGGGTGGAGTCCTGTGGTTCCcaaatggagagctcgtcggagatcgttctggtggttctgctaaaaatatacttctattagtacaacgtaacCGAATTCTTTTAGGCAgaacttactttctttgcgaggacacgcccggccggatgtccatgtagggagccaagtcccactcggcatgttcctttccactgaaattctctagtggatctcctccagcaatTCAaatattctgcggatttgccctgtTGTAGTATTGCTTGTCGGTCAGGTCCCACAATAATATGCAACAGCTTGAAATAGGCGTCCTTTTAtatctgcactgaccttctGTAGGCGttttttggggttttcttccatttttaattttttagttttatagtttttgcacgaacaccgccaaagattaaatttgttattctttgggccgcggctaacagcgttcatcgaaattcacacgcaaaatctggtatttccttagctcatctgagtaccgcgttAAAatcagacccgacgaaaagctttagaagcgtatttgcctctcgctcactcctcgCGGccttcgtcgatgtgagtactaggctttaccTTTTACCATAAAGCATTGACGTGATCACGACGAACTTTGCATGCGGGTAAGATTGGGGTAGATGGAGCTGGAACGATAATAGTGGCCTCAAattggatcagacagtcagctgtggccttAAGTTGGGTTTTAGCGGATTCTGTTGATGTTTTCTTGacggaatataatttttattttggacgTAAGAATATGTATACCTTCAATTCAGAAGTAAGGAGACGGAACGTGaattttagtttaagataATAGGAACAAAAAGGAGAAAAGAAAGAATACACGAAACTTTACAGCTCCTACTTTTCAAAATTTCGTGTAAAacatttaactttaaaatgtttatatctCGTTAGACCGACGTCTAAGCACACACAGTGAACACAAAGAATACAGTGAAgttgaaacatattttatcCCTTTGAGCAGGACAGCAGAACAAATAACGCTAGCGATATGGGcgtctagcgcccacatttttaaataaaggtAAAAGTGAAATtaagattttgttttgattattcATACTTATCTTCATGCCAAAAATGGGTCTAATTGGACCATTCActtaaaatttataagcaaTTAAAGAAATCGACCTTTGGTGGCGCTGTTGCGAAGTGGGCAATCTTGGGACTAGTCGCTTTGCTGTCGATCTTGTTAGTTTACACTTATTGTATTAGGTTAGGCTAGAAAGGCTGTCAGACCTTAGTCTGTCACACTTAGACCACTATGGGTCCTAAGTGATACCGTATGATCTCGCTTGTCTAGCTCCCCATGTTCAGATGCCAACCTTTGAATCGGTTGGTTTCACGTTCGCTCATCCAGAGCATTTTATAATACTATTAAGATTACTGAGCTTAATCTCCGCCAGTTCggctatatttattattcgGAGTCTGCAAAGGGCTGGACAGGAGCAGAGAAGGTGTCCAACCGTTTCTTCTTCCTCTTCTTTTCTGCAGCTCCCACAGACAGCTTCTCAAATACGACAGCATGGTGTGCTTTACTAGCGAATGTTGGCTATTAATTTGTCTGTGATTTTTGATGTTTGCTTGTAAATGGCCATTGGCATGGCAACAATGGGAATGGGAGGAATGGTGGCGCCTATCCTGGCTAACTCGTCCGCCATTCAGTTGATTACAATGTCCCGGTGTCGGCTTGATAGGTGCTAGGCTATCACATAAGATATTTAAGCGTACATTttgaacgcctaagtcattcaGACAGGtgagtgcttcttttatagcgttgATCTACGCTTGGAAGATGCTACAGGCTTACTAAGCTAATGGTTCGGAGTGCCCATCCAATTTTGAGCTGTAGTTGTAGAAGCAGATTGCATTCGTAGAACCTGGTCGGGTTTGCTCCAATTTCTCTCTACTTGAAATCCAGGCCTTGAAGGGAGTGTGGTTGTACACAAGCGTTTTCCAGAGATCCGTTTTTACCGGGGTAGTATTGTCGTGCACAAGAATCTTGGCATGACCATAGGAATTAGTTTTCTATTGCCCTGTGTTTCTCAGTCGAACGGCTGCCAATTTCGCCCTcaccatgcctgctaagtccaggctaggaaGGTTTAAAATCGCGTTAAGCGCTTCGTTTGGAGTGGTTCGGAGGGCTCCACTGATACACATAGCAGACATTTGTTGTACCTTGTCTATTGGGGCCGAGATACTTTATCACTCCATATAACAGTATAGGCTTGACTGCTGTATATATCCTAACGATTCGTGGAGACACTCACCATCTCAGTCCAATTGTTATTTGCAAGAGTATAGTGCGATGGTAGCTTCTTTTGTACTTAGTCCGTTTCTAGGTTGATAATGCAGAGGTCGCCGGAGAtcgtattactggtggttctgctaaaaatatacttctactagtacaacgcaaccaaatttttttgtccAAATCTtgctttctttgcgaggacacgcccggcaggatgtccatgtagggagcgaagtcccactcggcatgttccttcccactgggattcccTAGCGAATATCCTCCAGAACAGGTATTGCTTCTTGTCGGTGtcctgagtaccgcgctgaaaaacagacccgacgaaaagcgttagccgcgtatttgtctctcgctcactcctatggttagctcgcggttttcttcgatgtgagtactaggatTTACTAAATACAAAATGTCATTGAATTCCGTGCTAACTGCTCTTTTGAACGCTtcagcctagtactcagatcggctaagagtttcactagtcgaaaaatcttattctttgtagtgtgaccgaagtttccaaagttcacccgccatgcatgtggcatggtcttactgtcaagcagcggggcttgttgtcaaacagaaaacaaatcaattggagcaatttaaaaaagaagagagctggtgcacaaagaaattaaaagaaaaataaatgaaattttcaacgaatgtttttatttatgtaaattagaagtttaaggcttccttctcgtcccgcGGATGCTctgccatctttcccgcgccatctgtagtccagctccaagctggccaataatggctggatatggctcctccagctgtcccttcgCAGGtgaccttatttcctcctccctatagaagccggcgcatcctctatctacgctccatcaccagctgccaagtagctggtgaaggagaagtcctcaatggagagctcgtcggagatcgagcggTGTCCCATGTTctttcccactgggattctctagtggatctcctccagcgctgCGGATTTGCCGCGTTGTGGTATTGCatctgtcggtcaagtcccacaataatgggcaacaccttggattaggcgtcctttttcatctgcactgatcTCCTTTAcccgtttttggggtttgtcttccatttaaaatttttaaattccccaccgcttctgcacgaacaccgccaaagattaattttcttattctttgggccgcggctaacggcgttcatcgaaaatgcactcccgaaatctggtattttttctggtatttccatAGGTCAACTGAGTACCGctctgaaaaacagacccgacgaaaagctttagccgcctgtttgcctctcgctcactcctatggttagctcgcggttttcgtcgatgtgagtactaggctttcaGCTCAGTACAGCAACGTGCTTTTAATAGCCTCTTCCCACAATGATTCATCCAATAGTCGTTCAACGGACGATCCATAACAACCTCATACAACAACCTCCATCCGTTCGAAACGGTTAAgatttttgacaaatgtgaAATTCCGATTCCCACAGGGCtcatccaccatctaccatccgatAACAGCTGATCTGAAGACCTGTGACTTATCAAACCAAACCTGTTGCTTCTGCGTCTCCCATTTTCAAATGGGAGTTTCCGATTCCCACAGAGCAAGTCCACCATCTCCCATCCGACAACAGCTGAagcaatatatataaaattcgTTTAAAGATGTTTGTTATGgtgttttccgttttttgtttaatatatagGAACAAATTAACAGATATTGTGGAGCCTTGCGGTATGCCATTGTTAGCGAGGAAGGTATTGGAGATTAGTGTTCGGTCGCTCATGAGTTAATGATCAAAAAGTGTTCTACTAAACTGTACTTCCTATTTGTTCTTTTTGTTCACTGCCTCATATTTGCTCTTGCTCCTTTTTGTCCACTAGCTCAGTCTGATTATCTTGCCTTTGTTTGTTCACCTGCTCAGTTTTGCTCACATGCTCAGTTTTGATCTCTTGCACTTTTTGTTTACTTGCTCGGTTTTTCTCATTTTTGTTCAGTGGCTTAATTTGGCACAAATAATATCTTTTCTGAATTTTCGCATACGGTCCTACATTCAATCGGCTGTGTTCATTGTTATCTCAGAGGTACCAAGCGAGCTCATCTTTCCGAATATTTGGTTTGAAACTCTCACTATTATGTGATCTAGAAGGTAAAGCGAAATTCTTAGACATTTTGAGGATCTATGAGTTGCAAGACAACAATAAGCTGTACATGAAGTGTGAACAAGTGAACAGGTGAGCAAGTGAAGAAGTGAAGAAGTGATCAAGTGAACAAGTGATCAAGTGAACAAGTGTACAAGTGAACAAGTGAACAAGTGAATAATTTAACAAGTGAACAAGTGAACAAGTGAACAAGTAAACAAGTGAACAAGTGAACAAGTGAACAAGTGAACAATTGAACAAGTGACGTGATCACGACGAACTTTGCATGCGGGTAAGATTGGGGTAGATGGAGCTGGAACGATAATAGTGGCCTCAAattggatcagacagtcagctgcgGCCTTGAGTTGGGTTTTAGCGGATTCTGTTGATGTTTTCTTGacggaatataatttttattttggacgTAAGAATATGTATACCTTCAATTCAGAAGTAAGGAGACGGAACGtgaattttagtttaaataaTAGGAACAAAAAGGAGAAAAGAAAGAATACACGAAACTTTACAGCTCCTACTTTTCAAAATTTCGTGTAAAacatttaactttaaaatgtttatatctCGTTAGACCGACGTCTAAGCACACACAGTGAACACAAAGAATACAGTGAAgttgaaacatattttatcCCTTTGAGCAGGACAGCAGAACAAATAACGCTAGCGATATGGGcgtctagcgcccacatttttaaataaaggtAAA
Protein-coding regions in this window:
- the LOC119561762 gene encoding uncharacterized protein LOC119561762 translates to MEALEVLQGTTHSLSEGAPSSRLRRFHLPHWESLLTHCGFYKGLINIPLRPRPGRLQYLRGQSRGLVLLEKGYRRRGKLCSTSHLLVELAWKHGPQMQHTRCACVWSPNPEELQGKRRDRPKRQTMRTYKALRSNSD